Proteins encoded together in one Chryseobacterium sp. G0201 window:
- a CDS encoding TetR/AcrR family transcriptional regulator has protein sequence MTRKIASGPIRDKERTKDKFLTAVGLILKEEGFTGLNITKVATKANVDRKLIYEYFGGLEGLVKDYLNSRDYWSSNGEYTQEIIEKSKDDFGQQMLCSLLEKQLDSLIDDEELRWIISWGVSERSAALEELNQKRELFGEQFLNEIADEYFKDKDIKIRPVAALLIGGIYYMTLIAHTNNGLMCGIDIRKEEAQTEIKKTLKQIVEWAYL, from the coding sequence ATGACTAGAAAAATTGCAAGTGGCCCTATCAGGGATAAGGAAAGAACAAAGGACAAATTTTTGACCGCGGTGGGATTGATTTTAAAGGAAGAAGGTTTTACAGGTTTAAATATAACCAAGGTAGCTACAAAAGCAAATGTTGACCGGAAACTCATTTATGAATATTTTGGCGGTTTAGAAGGGCTGGTTAAAGATTACTTAAATAGTCGTGATTATTGGAGCAGCAACGGAGAGTACACTCAAGAAATTATTGAGAAAAGCAAAGATGACTTCGGGCAGCAAATGCTATGTAGTTTACTGGAAAAACAGTTGGATTCTCTTATAGATGATGAAGAATTACGTTGGATCATTAGCTGGGGAGTGTCTGAGCGTTCAGCAGCCCTTGAGGAATTAAATCAGAAACGTGAGCTATTTGGTGAGCAATTTTTAAATGAAATTGCGGATGAATACTTTAAAGACAAGGATATAAAAATTCGGCCAGTTGCAGCGCTTTTGATTGGGGGGATTTATTATATGACCTTGATAGCGCACACCAATAATGGCCTTATGTGCGGAATTGATATCAGAAAAGAGGAAGCACAAACAGAAATAAAGAAGACCCTTAAACAAATTGTTGAATGGGCTTATTTGTAG
- a CDS encoding PorP/SprF family type IX secretion system membrane protein: protein MKTTKYMIIAAGIFLVTKTYAQLNPMGSSYYQNQYLANPAMAGITKGWQMAGSYKAQWTAIEGAPSMQSFSVAYGTLNNKIGLGLNFYTERAGVIGRNTARVTYAYHLPLNNENNFIDFGITAGITSEWIDYQEVVAQGDDQSISNFNNRPLYIDGDFGFSYRNEKLTLQGSLSNLKRLLDRDFKRNVADRSLYMGAVSYKFMFAGNPINSIVPKVMYRGVENFRNMIDLGTQIECYQEKFMINAIYHSTGSCTIGLGTQYNNQLRILCFYTTGTIDLQKYSNGEFEIAFHYSFK from the coding sequence ATGAAAACCACTAAATATATGATCATCGCAGCAGGGATATTTCTGGTGACTAAAACCTATGCGCAGCTTAATCCAATGGGAAGTTCCTATTATCAAAACCAATATCTGGCTAATCCTGCAATGGCGGGGATAACAAAAGGATGGCAAATGGCAGGAAGTTATAAAGCCCAATGGACAGCAATAGAAGGCGCGCCCTCTATGCAGTCTTTTTCAGTAGCCTATGGCACCTTAAATAATAAAATCGGTTTGGGACTGAATTTTTACACGGAACGGGCGGGCGTTATCGGCCGGAATACAGCCCGGGTAACCTATGCTTACCATTTACCTTTAAATAACGAAAATAATTTTATTGACTTCGGCATTACTGCTGGCATTACCAGTGAATGGATTGATTATCAGGAAGTCGTCGCCCAGGGAGATGATCAAAGTATTTCTAATTTTAACAACCGTCCCTTATATATTGACGGAGATTTTGGGTTCAGTTACAGAAACGAAAAACTAACCTTGCAGGGAAGTTTATCTAACCTAAAGAGGCTGTTAGACCGCGATTTTAAAAGAAATGTGGCTGATCGTTCCCTTTACATGGGAGCGGTTAGTTACAAATTTATGTTTGCAGGGAATCCCATAAACTCTATTGTGCCAAAGGTCATGTACCGGGGCGTAGAAAACTTCCGCAACATGATAGACCTTGGCACTCAGATCGAATGCTATCAGGAAAAATTTATGATAAACGCCATCTATCACAGCACAGGCAGTTGTACTATTGGCTTAGGTACTCAGTACAATAACCAGCTGCGCATTTTATGCTTTTACACAACGGGTACCATAGACTTACAAAAATACAGCAATGGTGAGTTTGAGATCGCCTTCCATTACAGTTTTAAATAA
- a CDS encoding gliding motility-associated C-terminal domain-containing protein produces the protein MTLRPINNSCHSHAGIFFKIPALFFILLLLASVTKAADLYWIGGSGNWSDLNHWSLSSGNAGESLSPSIPQSGDHVIFDKNAGFTPNSKTVIINQTSVCNTITVAGSTVSPVFDGGVLEIKGSAYYQTGTTLNNQIYFTSSANRNLIAFNDGVTGTANFYFNGSGSWLVSGSLVNTGRIYFTRGSLDFGSSNITSGIFAESGCCGSVPFSMTEPRSLNLGTSTITLISRNSQGSGSWVYSGTNLNAGTSQINITQATDDGYGADFYGKNGHIYYNLAFTSTAIPVGYNRPSIAQGNMTFNKVTFASWGAITTSNVINQLVLANGGKYQVADQTINFITDNTPDCQSKWELTGYGTASTLKSPNPITLTNAAITNIKIAGTGPFLANNSVDMGGNTGWTFSSALKNLYWIGGGGNWTDHLHWTTNSDGTPISGGCLPTRNDNVFFNQFSGAISPASPVIVNTNTAECNNITWNNVTGTPVFNSASASNALNIYGSSVWQSGLLYEVAVTNYRSSNIGKTLTSNGVTIQGNTHFSGSGGWVLSDEFSSPANDLNLTSGNLNINDQALTLKNFGPLDKGTGVRTLTLGNSIITVHGNWAYISYGGPPINLNAGKSQINLTSGKANFYYDSGLNYYDLTFSNSAGLSTLTSLPYSTTTPCIFNVLTFAGSGNINPTGSPTPLNINTLKLAATKKFVLGTNMEVKLDKLLISGPACSGLLEISSYLSGTRAKLNLINPTTITNAKITDINASGSPLNVTGGIDGRNNLNVSISPITTRSFYWISGSGNWSDPAHWSLNQDGTSSTGGGCIPGAADNVFFNQYSGINYTVNLDIPASCNNMKWEEVTGNTPVLKGLIENPLTIGGSLVLQTGMNFNVERLNFSSINSDNTITTNGVHLYYDGVNRSNKGVFFNNTSGTWRLSDTFNVKNFGVINGTLNTANQIINAENYNSEYDPSGINPNLVLGSSTLNISGYWDGGYIKKINAGTSIINMIGSMPASNSSDGGVNNYQFRSTPGLIFNDLNFKNTVLPGKILGYDANIGNTFNAVTFAGESAINGSNTFNILALAVNKNSHLMAGSTQIVNQLINNSSCGSWDFDNNCISDNGGCNSILNATIISASNINLSHVRLSGISVTGKGSFIASGVDMGNNAGWSFSSPAPNNLYWIGGNGNWNDPSHWTTNSDGTSSGDNCIPTRFDNVFFNRFSGESPAVNISGQADFHNMSWEGVKGAPSIGGTLSCYGSMTLQSSLTHSGGINFLSLDQEETITTNGAIVANNYDINFSAPGSYTFIDDFTTNSRINFTKGTLNTNGKTVTALSFNGQNTNEGQSLILGSSNIYLSYGSEGWSYTADNLDAGTSHIYLSAHYFKGKDGSRYNAVTFDAAANQTNFLYGSIFVNELIFASKNSTYQIESGKTITVEKALQMSGNNCATVQLQSTIAGKQASICLKAGNATFNFISIQDIEAGCLPFKILPQSTDAGNNKNIFFQPILGTGIGVLGSDITLCASNLPIVVSGSSFMPNSDSKIQWSNVGTGEMLGSEITQTITAGGTYRIKVIYGENCSVSDDIVIISNPQADELDIIAPSVNNCSKKNSVFLTASLPPSSNVTNPVFSWYDNPLQDNVLGTGAVFQVSPLSKRSYWVTVKGGNACESNVKEVKVTFESLPKPIVIISQPTCERITGHIDITPNEGVTYSINGSPYSADNHFDLAPGNYSITAQNSEGCISEPTLINVNPQPALPTASIRYSANEFQATGNIEVIQNGQTGGMYSAAPMGLIIDAKTGTVDLAHSSPNQLYLVTYTFTNGVCSSTVNTKVKINSTPAIIAYPLSDYCAVGTVKITHTGPTGGKYSAISPSLKIDELTGSIDLSRSLAGRYTVTYTYMDGSLASKTATMITINALPVITISSDKGTTIPKGQTITLTATGGISFAWIGPNIISGQNTGTIQIKPLQTATYSVIATNVHGCSEVMDITIQVTERQSLIPNNVITPNGDGKNDTWVIKNIEQYPNNKVRLYDRAGRLLFSKTAYNNDWNGTWNGKQLNEDAYVYIIDMGNNLGIIRGTVSVIRDNQ, from the coding sequence ATGACTTTACGACCTATAAATAATTCGTGTCATTCACATGCAGGTATTTTTTTTAAAATACCTGCATTATTTTTCATACTTCTTCTGCTTGCATCTGTTACAAAAGCCGCCGATCTGTATTGGATTGGAGGCTCGGGCAATTGGAGTGACCTCAACCATTGGTCGCTATCATCGGGGAATGCAGGCGAAAGTTTATCACCTAGTATTCCGCAGTCTGGTGATCACGTAATCTTTGATAAAAACGCTGGTTTTACTCCCAACAGTAAAACGGTTATCATCAATCAAACTTCTGTTTGCAATACAATTACTGTTGCAGGAAGTACAGTAAGCCCAGTATTTGACGGTGGTGTTCTTGAAATAAAAGGTAGTGCTTACTATCAGACAGGAACCACGCTGAATAATCAGATTTATTTTACTTCATCTGCGAATAGAAACCTGATTGCCTTTAATGATGGTGTAACAGGAACAGCCAATTTTTATTTTAATGGCAGCGGTTCCTGGCTGGTTTCAGGTTCATTGGTGAATACTGGAAGAATTTATTTTACAAGGGGATCACTGGATTTTGGTTCCAGTAATATTACTTCGGGTATTTTTGCTGAATCAGGCTGTTGTGGTTCCGTCCCTTTTTCAATGACAGAACCAAGAAGTTTAAATTTAGGAACCAGCACCATTACCCTTATTTCCAGAAACTCGCAAGGTTCAGGTTCTTGGGTATATTCAGGCACTAACCTGAATGCAGGCACTTCACAAATCAATATAACCCAGGCAACCGATGATGGCTATGGAGCGGACTTTTATGGAAAAAATGGACATATTTACTATAATCTGGCTTTCACCAGTACAGCGATTCCAGTGGGTTACAACAGACCCTCTATCGCGCAGGGCAACATGACTTTTAATAAAGTCACATTTGCTTCTTGGGGGGCTATTACCACTTCAAATGTAATCAACCAGCTAGTGCTTGCCAATGGCGGAAAATACCAAGTGGCTGACCAGACCATTAATTTCATAACCGATAATACGCCGGATTGTCAAAGCAAATGGGAATTAACCGGATATGGAACCGCATCAACACTAAAAAGCCCGAATCCAATTACATTAACAAATGCCGCGATTACTAATATTAAAATCGCGGGAACCGGACCATTTTTAGCCAATAACAGTGTGGATATGGGCGGTAATACAGGCTGGACATTTTCGAGCGCCCTTAAAAATCTGTATTGGATTGGAGGCGGTGGTAACTGGACAGACCACTTGCACTGGACAACCAATAGCGATGGAACACCAATTTCAGGAGGATGTCTACCGACCAGAAACGATAACGTATTTTTCAATCAATTTTCCGGTGCAATCTCTCCTGCCTCTCCGGTAATTGTTAATACTAATACCGCGGAATGTAACAATATCACATGGAACAATGTTACGGGTACACCTGTATTTAATTCAGCCAGCGCATCAAATGCACTGAATATTTATGGATCAAGCGTTTGGCAGAGTGGCTTGCTTTATGAGGTTGCTGTTACGAATTACAGGAGTTCAAATATTGGAAAAACCCTTACCTCTAACGGTGTAACTATTCAGGGAAACACTCACTTTTCAGGCAGCGGGGGATGGGTTCTTAGTGATGAATTTTCAAGTCCGGCCAATGATCTCAATCTGACCAGTGGCAATTTAAATATAAATGATCAGGCTCTAACCCTAAAGAATTTTGGGCCTTTAGATAAAGGGACAGGGGTACGCACATTAACTCTTGGAAATTCCATTATAACGGTTCACGGAAATTGGGCATATATCAGTTATGGCGGTCCGCCCATTAATCTGAATGCGGGTAAAAGTCAGATCAATTTAACATCCGGCAAAGCAAACTTCTATTATGATTCAGGATTGAATTACTATGATTTGACGTTTTCTAATAGCGCAGGGCTTTCGACTTTGACTTCATTGCCCTATAGTACAACGACTCCCTGCATATTCAATGTTTTAACTTTTGCCGGTAGTGGTAATATAAATCCAACAGGTAGTCCAACCCCATTAAACATCAACACCCTTAAGTTGGCAGCTACTAAAAAGTTTGTTTTAGGAACAAATATGGAAGTTAAGCTTGATAAGCTGTTGATTTCAGGTCCTGCCTGTTCCGGTTTGCTTGAGATCAGCTCTTACTTATCCGGTACAAGGGCAAAATTAAATCTTATAAATCCTACAACAATCACCAATGCCAAAATAACAGATATTAATGCATCAGGTTCACCTTTAAACGTTACGGGAGGAATAGATGGGAGAAATAATTTGAATGTTTCAATTAGCCCGATAACAACGCGCAGCTTTTATTGGATCAGTGGATCAGGAAATTGGAGTGATCCTGCACATTGGTCTTTAAACCAAGATGGAACTTCAAGTACAGGTGGCGGTTGTATACCCGGCGCTGCTGACAATGTTTTCTTTAACCAGTATTCAGGAATAAATTATACAGTTAATCTCGACATTCCTGCTTCATGTAATAACATGAAATGGGAAGAAGTTACTGGAAATACACCTGTTTTAAAAGGTCTTATCGAAAACCCGCTTACGATTGGAGGCTCATTGGTTTTACAAACAGGAATGAATTTCAATGTTGAACGACTAAATTTTTCCAGCATAAATTCTGACAATACCATCACCACAAATGGGGTCCACCTATATTACGATGGCGTTAACCGTTCAAATAAAGGCGTTTTTTTTAATAATACCTCCGGAACATGGCGGCTATCGGATACATTCAATGTAAAAAACTTTGGAGTTATTAATGGAACACTTAATACCGCCAACCAAATTATTAATGCTGAAAATTATAATTCGGAATATGATCCCTCAGGCATAAATCCTAATTTAGTTTTAGGATCATCAACCCTTAATATAAGTGGATATTGGGATGGCGGTTACATAAAAAAAATAAATGCAGGTACAAGTATCATTAATATGATAGGGAGTATGCCTGCATCAAATTCTTCAGACGGAGGTGTAAACAATTACCAATTTAGATCAACTCCCGGACTCATTTTTAATGACCTCAACTTCAAGAATACGGTATTACCCGGTAAAATACTTGGCTATGATGCCAACATCGGTAATACCTTTAATGCTGTTACTTTTGCCGGTGAGTCCGCTATTAATGGATCAAACACTTTCAATATCCTCGCTCTTGCTGTGAATAAAAACAGCCATTTGATGGCGGGCTCTACTCAAATCGTAAACCAACTGATCAACAATTCATCCTGCGGCAGCTGGGATTTTGATAATAATTGTATATCTGATAACGGGGGCTGCAATTCTATCCTTAATGCTACAATCATTAGTGCTTCAAATATTAATTTATCCCATGTAAGATTAAGTGGGATTTCGGTTACGGGGAAGGGATCATTTATCGCATCAGGAGTAGATATGGGAAATAATGCCGGATGGAGCTTTTCTTCACCTGCCCCGAATAACCTGTACTGGATTGGAGGAAATGGAAATTGGAATGATCCATCACACTGGACCACCAATAGCGATGGAACCTCATCTGGTGACAATTGTATTCCTACCCGTTTTGACAACGTTTTCTTCAACCGTTTTTCTGGCGAAAGTCCTGCTGTTAACATTTCAGGACAAGCAGATTTCCACAATATGAGTTGGGAGGGTGTAAAAGGGGCTCCCTCAATTGGGGGAACACTTTCTTGTTATGGTTCAATGACCTTGCAATCTTCTCTAACGCATAGCGGAGGAATTAATTTCCTTTCTTTAGATCAAGAGGAAACCATAACAACTAATGGCGCTATTGTAGCTAACAATTACGATATTAATTTTTCCGCTCCAGGAAGCTATACTTTTATAGATGATTTTACGACAAATTCGAGAATAAATTTCACCAAAGGAACCCTCAATACTAACGGAAAAACGGTAACTGCATTATCCTTTAATGGGCAAAATACAAATGAGGGTCAATCTTTAATACTCGGCTCTTCCAATATTTATTTAAGCTATGGAAGCGAGGGCTGGTCGTATACGGCTGATAATTTAGATGCAGGAACAAGCCACATTTATTTATCTGCACATTATTTTAAGGGTAAAGATGGCTCACGTTACAATGCTGTAACTTTCGACGCAGCAGCCAACCAGACCAACTTCCTGTATGGTTCAATTTTCGTTAATGAGTTAATTTTTGCCTCCAAAAATTCCACTTATCAAATTGAGTCCGGAAAAACCATTACCGTTGAAAAGGCTCTTCAAATGAGCGGTAATAATTGTGCCACTGTTCAGTTGCAGTCTACGATAGCAGGCAAACAGGCAAGTATATGTTTGAAAGCAGGCAATGCGACTTTTAATTTCATATCTATACAAGATATTGAGGCAGGCTGTCTTCCTTTTAAAATTTTGCCCCAAAGTACCGATGCAGGAAATAATAAGAATATTTTTTTTCAACCCATCCTCGGAACAGGCATCGGTGTGTTGGGTTCGGACATTACCCTTTGCGCCAGTAATCTTCCGATCGTAGTAAGTGGAAGCTCATTTATGCCCAACAGCGATTCAAAAATTCAATGGAGCAACGTAGGGACAGGCGAGATGTTAGGAAGCGAAATTACACAGACCATTACTGCCGGCGGAACATACCGTATAAAAGTCATTTATGGCGAGAACTGTTCTGTGTCGGATGATATTGTAATTATTTCAAATCCGCAGGCAGATGAGCTGGATATAATTGCACCAAGCGTAAACAATTGCAGTAAAAAAAATAGCGTCTTTTTGACTGCATCGTTACCTCCCTCTAGTAACGTTACAAACCCTGTATTCTCCTGGTATGATAATCCTTTGCAGGATAACGTTTTAGGCACAGGCGCAGTGTTTCAGGTTTCACCACTTTCAAAAAGATCGTATTGGGTAACAGTTAAAGGAGGTAATGCCTGCGAGAGTAATGTAAAAGAAGTTAAAGTAACTTTTGAAAGTCTGCCAAAGCCCATAGTGATCATATCACAGCCAACCTGCGAGCGTATTACCGGGCACATTGATATTACCCCAAATGAAGGAGTTACCTATAGTATCAATGGTAGTCCGTATTCTGCCGACAACCATTTTGACTTAGCACCTGGTAATTATTCCATAACTGCTCAAAATAGTGAAGGATGTATAAGCGAGCCAACTCTTATCAACGTAAATCCACAGCCTGCACTGCCTACTGCCAGCATTCGTTATAGTGCAAATGAATTTCAGGCAACAGGAAATATTGAGGTGATTCAAAACGGGCAGACTGGCGGAATGTACTCAGCCGCTCCTATGGGACTCATCATTGATGCTAAAACGGGAACCGTAGATTTGGCGCATAGTTCGCCGAACCAGCTTTATCTGGTTACCTATACCTTTACAAACGGCGTATGCTCTTCAACTGTAAATACCAAGGTAAAAATTAATTCAACACCCGCAATTATTGCTTACCCACTTTCTGATTACTGCGCTGTTGGTACGGTCAAAATTACTCATACAGGTCCAACAGGTGGAAAATATTCTGCCATTTCGCCTTCGTTGAAAATTGATGAGTTAACGGGCAGTATTGATTTATCGCGGAGTCTGGCCGGTCGCTATACCGTTACCTATACTTATATGGATGGGTCTTTAGCGTCTAAAACAGCCACCATGATTACAATTAATGCTTTACCGGTAATTACCATATCCAGTGATAAGGGGACAACAATTCCAAAGGGACAGACCATTACCCTTACCGCAACAGGCGGAATAAGCTTTGCCTGGATTGGCCCCAATATTATTAGCGGACAAAATACCGGAACAATCCAGATCAAGCCCTTACAAACCGCAACATATTCCGTAATCGCTACCAATGTTCACGGATGCAGCGAAGTAATGGATATTACTATACAGGTAACAGAGCGCCAATCTCTAATCCCCAATAACGTAATTACGCCCAATGGGGACGGTAAAAACGACACATGGGTCATTAAAAATATTGAACAATATCCCAATAATAAAGTAAGACTTTATGACCGTGCGGGCCGTCTGCTTTTTAGCAAAACAGCTTATAATAATGATTGGAATGGGACCTGGAATGGAAAACAGCTCAATGAAGATGCTTACGTCTACATCATAGATATGGGTAACAACCTGGGCATTATTAGGGGAACCGTTTCAGTTATAAGGGATAATCAATAA
- the mobC gene encoding conjugal transfer protein MobC, with product MQGEDDLRGLAKIVEFMRAVSILLVLMHSYWYCYEFFREQGCQLSIIDKILTNFERTAGLFSHPLYTKIFALALLALSCLGTKGVKNEKITWPKIYTALSVGFILFFLNTPLLHLSLNVATLLYILTLGLGFIALLKAGVWMSRLLKTNLMEDVFNIENESFMQETKLMENEYSVNLPTKFWYNKKQHDGWINIVNPFRATLVLGTPGSGKSYAIVNNFIKQQIEKGFAMYIYDFKFDDLSTIAYNHLLKHTDKYQVKPKFYVINFDDPRKSHRCNPINPSFMTDISDAYESAYTIMLNLNRSWIQKQGDFFVESPIILFAAIIWFLKIYQDGKYCTFPHAIELLNKKYADIFTVLTSYPDLENYLSPFMDAWQGGAQDQLQGQIASAKIPLSRMISPQLYWVMTGDDFSLDINNPKEPKILCVGNNPDRQNIYSAALGLYNSRIVKLINKKGQLKSSVIIDELPTIYFRGLDNLIATARSNKVAVCLGFQDYSQLTRDYGDKESKVIQNTIGNVFSGQVVGETAKSLSERFGKVLQKRQSLSINRTDKSTSISTQLDSLIPASKISTLTQGVFVGAVSDNFDERIEQKIFHAEIVVDNEKVTEETKAYQKIPQIRSFENEQGEDTMKDTIEANYKQIKKDIVLIITEEMERIKNDPDLKHLIQ from the coding sequence ATGCAGGGAGAAGATGATTTAAGGGGACTGGCCAAAATTGTAGAATTTATGCGCGCAGTAAGTATCCTGTTAGTACTGATGCACAGCTATTGGTACTGTTATGAGTTTTTTCGGGAACAGGGATGTCAACTATCCATCATTGATAAAATACTAACCAATTTCGAGCGTACCGCAGGATTGTTCTCTCACCCGCTTTATACCAAAATTTTCGCTTTAGCATTACTTGCTTTAAGCTGTTTGGGAACCAAAGGGGTAAAAAATGAGAAAATAACATGGCCAAAAATCTATACTGCTTTATCAGTCGGTTTTATCCTGTTCTTCCTAAATACGCCCTTGCTACACCTGTCTTTGAATGTAGCTACACTCCTCTATATTCTAACTCTGGGCTTAGGTTTCATTGCACTATTGAAGGCTGGCGTATGGATGAGCAGACTCCTAAAAACCAATCTGATGGAGGATGTATTCAATATCGAAAATGAAAGCTTCATGCAGGAGACCAAACTCATGGAAAATGAGTATTCTGTTAACCTTCCAACTAAATTTTGGTATAATAAAAAGCAGCATGATGGCTGGATAAACATCGTCAATCCTTTTCGTGCGACATTGGTGCTGGGCACCCCGGGCTCAGGTAAATCTTATGCAATAGTCAACAATTTTATCAAACAACAAATTGAGAAAGGATTCGCCATGTATATCTACGATTTCAAGTTCGACGATCTTTCTACCATTGCCTATAACCATCTTTTAAAGCATACCGATAAATACCAAGTAAAACCAAAATTCTATGTGATAAATTTTGATGATCCCCGTAAGAGCCATCGCTGCAATCCGATCAATCCTTCTTTCATGACAGATATTTCAGATGCTTACGAATCTGCATATACGATCATGCTAAATCTTAATAGGTCGTGGATTCAGAAGCAAGGGGATTTTTTCGTCGAGTCACCAATTATTCTTTTCGCCGCAATTATCTGGTTTTTGAAAATATATCAGGATGGCAAATACTGCACCTTTCCGCACGCTATAGAACTATTAAATAAGAAGTACGCCGACATCTTTACCGTTCTGACCTCTTACCCCGATCTGGAAAATTACCTCTCCCCTTTTATGGACGCATGGCAGGGCGGTGCTCAGGATCAGTTGCAAGGTCAGATTGCTTCAGCTAAAATTCCACTTTCTAGAATGATCTCACCGCAATTATACTGGGTAATGACGGGGGACGATTTTTCTCTGGATATCAATAATCCCAAAGAACCCAAAATACTTTGCGTCGGGAATAATCCGGACCGTCAAAATATCTATTCTGCTGCGCTGGGTTTATACAACTCAAGAATAGTAAAGCTCATAAATAAAAAAGGGCAGCTAAAAAGCTCCGTAATTATCGATGAACTTCCCACAATTTATTTCCGTGGACTGGATAATCTTATCGCAACAGCAAGAAGCAATAAGGTTGCCGTCTGCCTTGGCTTTCAGGATTACTCACAGTTAACCCGCGATTACGGGGATAAAGAAAGTAAGGTTATTCAAAATACAATTGGGAATGTATTTAGCGGGCAGGTGGTTGGAGAAACGGCAAAAAGCTTATCAGAACGTTTTGGAAAAGTACTGCAAAAACGCCAAAGCCTCAGTATAAATCGCACGGACAAATCCACCTCTATTTCTACTCAACTGGATAGCTTAATACCTGCTTCAAAAATATCTACCCTGACTCAAGGGGTGTTCGTGGGTGCGGTATCTGACAATTTTGATGAACGGATTGAGCAGAAAATCTTTCATGCGGAGATTGTGGTGGATAATGAAAAAGTAACGGAAGAAACAAAAGCTTACCAAAAAATACCGCAGATCCGATCCTTTGAAAACGAGCAGGGTGAAGATACAATGAAAGACACCATTGAAGCTAATTACAAGCAGATCAAAAAGGATATCGTACTCATTATCACCGAGGAAATGGAAAGGATAAAAAATGATCCTGACCTCAAGCACCTTATTCAGTAG
- a CDS encoding TlpA disulfide reductase family protein, translating into MIVIITLSSVYTSLAYKYTIDVNLKNLSGKVSLYKLGSEKKIHSLQTIDGIFKIEGSVDEAGIYAIIGSKFIASFVIKDGLIKIYGDFNDIKNIKIEDNGENPIHELWSKRKNILDSLTELIDDKLKRSKKVNNISEYRKLDGQKRAYQLIENKFIEDSIVRSNPNKYWALYVLDDNFDNFELAVTKRLFDELSPDLRKNSLGKVIEAKIKSGKKILSVGEKAPDFTSLTRSGSVKKLKDYRGKYVVVNFWASWCIPCRNEIQELKKIYKKTSQNKRVEFISISLDDNRAAWITALKQEKMPWVNLSDLEGFGSKLPISYNVKEIPYNLVIDPKGKIKYIGSDISEIRKKISHN; encoded by the coding sequence TTGATAGTAATTATTACACTAAGCTCTGTGTATACTTCCCTTGCATATAAATATACCATTGACGTTAATCTTAAAAACCTAAGTGGTAAAGTATCTTTGTATAAGTTAGGCTCAGAAAAAAAAATACATTCTCTACAGACAATCGATGGTATTTTCAAAATTGAAGGATCTGTTGATGAAGCAGGAATTTATGCAATTATAGGCAGTAAGTTTATAGCTAGTTTTGTCATAAAAGACGGACTCATAAAAATTTACGGCGACTTTAATGATATAAAAAACATCAAAATTGAAGACAATGGAGAGAATCCTATTCATGAGCTATGGTCTAAAAGAAAAAACATATTGGATTCATTAACAGAATTGATTGATGATAAATTAAAAAGATCTAAAAAGGTCAATAATATTAGTGAATATAGAAAACTGGACGGGCAAAAAAGAGCTTACCAATTAATAGAAAATAAGTTTATTGAAGATTCAATAGTAAGGAGTAATCCAAATAAGTATTGGGCTCTCTACGTATTAGATGATAATTTTGACAATTTTGAACTTGCGGTCACTAAAAGGTTGTTTGATGAGTTATCTCCTGATTTAAGAAAAAATTCCTTGGGCAAAGTGATCGAAGCCAAAATAAAAAGTGGTAAAAAAATACTATCAGTTGGTGAAAAAGCACCCGATTTTACATCTTTAACTAGATCAGGATCTGTTAAAAAATTAAAAGATTACCGCGGTAAATATGTTGTCGTGAATTTTTGGGCAAGTTGGTGCATTCCCTGCAGAAATGAAATTCAAGAGCTAAAAAAAATATATAAAAAAACCTCTCAGAACAAAAGGGTTGAATTTATCAGCATATCCCTGGATGACAATAGGGCCGCATGGATTACAGCGTTAAAGCAAGAAAAAATGCCGTGGGTAAACTTATCTGATTTAGAAGGATTTGGTTCAAAGCTGCCAATATCGTACAACGTGAAAGAAATTCCGTATAACTTAGTTATTGATCCAAAAGGAAAAATAAAATACATTGGGAGTGATATTTCAGAAATACGAAAAAAAATAAGTCATAATTAA